The window caacccaactattgaccaaagacatgattcggagttgatgcatataatgccaagttcGGGACGCCGAAGTGTGCTACAAAGCTGTTCGGGCTTTTGTTCAGTAGCACATATGTGGCCGTGTAGAGCCCCTGGCAACGGGTGTTGAGGTATGTGAGTGTGACAAGTAGAGAGATAGAGTACAGTTTTATTAATAAAGTCGATACCAAAAAATTACCCCATACTAGGATCCGATTTATACCATAAACACCAAAGTCATTTTAGATGTCGGGGGTCTAATAACAAGAAGAGAAGCTCAGTACAGGTCCTTTAAATAAGGTTTGGTCCAAAGAGTCCTTTGGATATCCTGCCGCGCGTCTGCGCCGCTTTCGCCTTGTAGAGAGGGGTTCCTTAAAGGGAACGGTCTTCGGTTACCCGCACGAAACCAGGCATGAAGAGAATCCTTGTAAGTCCATAGGATATATAGGTTCAAACGCACCGGTGGTTGGAGAGAAAAGTAATCAAAGAAAGGTGGAAGGTCATACAGGGTCGAACCGTACTATAGACCTGTCCCTATTGTGCCTCCgttgatgcccaaggtattttgagtgcatagtgaTGTACGCGCGGTATTAATTCTGCAGGTGTGTGCGGCGATCGACGGAGGCGaaactgctagtctagctctggaAATACCGAGCCATCAGCTTGCGGGACTGACCGGACTCTTTTAACAAAGTCCGGCAGCTTGATGGCTGATGAGGTGTGCGACTTGAGGGCCGCGCTGCACTTCGGCTGCAAGAGCTGCAATGTGCTCCTTGATGtgaagggagcgttccgtgtttccgttgactgttatgacgccgcatggATCGAGCATCTTGAGCTTTCAGTAAGCATAGTGCGGGGCGTGTTGAATCAAGCAaaagcggtccgtccgagcagtgcgtgatagccacttcggaagggtacgatatcgaagatcaagtcttcacttcggaagttgtcggacgagccgaagacaacctccaatgttattgagcccgagcaacgggcctctacgccaggtattactcctttaaaggtagtttagtgggcttgattcttgatggatcagTACCCATTTTGCGGATGGTCTCCTGGTAAAGGAGGttaaggctactgccaccgtccatgaggactcgcgtgaggtggaatccgtcgatgattgggtcaaggaccaaagctatcgaacctccatgacggatactagtcgggtggtccttTCGACGGAAGGTGATtgggcaagccgaccatgggttaaattttggggcgactggctctacgacGTAGACATCCCTTAATGCGTGCTTGCGCTCCCATTTGGGGATAtgggtgacatagatcatattcatTGTTTTGACCTCAGGGGAAAATTACTTCTGCCCCCCTGTGTTCAGTGGGAGAGGCTCTTTGTCGTCGTCCTCGTTGGGCGGCCTTTTCTCGTTGTGTTCGCCGTTGAGCTTGCCGgcatgtttaaaaacccaacagtttctgttggtgtgattggcaggtttatcgggggtgccatgaatctggcaaggccgatcaagtattctgtccaaactggatggaccatctttgtttcctttgaatggtttcttccgctgaccggcttTGGaggcactgaatccggcattgaccatcgTGTCTTcgttattgtttcgacgcttgtgcttaTCGCGTCGCGGCatgccattgccgtccctggcttcagaggtgcctgggtcgctggtgctactgcttcaacgagctagccaactatcttctcccacgcaaaagcgggtcataagtgcagtaagggctgccatggattttggcttctcttggccgaggtgtggggcgagccactcatctcggacgttgtgtttgaaggctgcaagggcttcagcgtccggacaatccacaatttgtttctttttaattaagaacctggtctaGAGCTTTCGGGCTGATTcgccgggttgctggattatgtgattaaggtcatcggcgtccgggggccaaacataggtaccttggaagttgtctctgaagatgccctccaagtcttcccaactactgatagagttttctgggaggttgttcagccaatgccgtgctggtcccttaagttttagcgggaggtacttgatggcttgtaagtcatcatcgcgggccatgtggatgtggagaagaaagtcttcaatccataccgcgggatctgttgtgccatcgtatgattcaatgttcacaagtttgaacccttctgggaactagtgctccattacctcatcggtgaagcatagttgTGTGCGGCTCCTATGTATCGGGCGACGTCACGatgcagttcggatggagtccgtatgcggtttttaGCCCAGGTGAGgttgtgcttgtcgcgccaggcctgatggccATCTTCTCACGTTGGTGCATGCCCCCTTGATCTATAAATTGATCTGGTATGACTGGCACCATTGTCCAGGTCATGTCGCAGGTGTGAGTGTACCCTGCAGCCGATGTTTCTCTGCCTCTAGGGCGAGGTGGCGCAGGCTGGTGTTCCGCTTGGGTTGCCGCTCTGTCTCGGCCACAAGGTGGTCGGTTAGGCCCGTCAGCTGCGTTACACGCTGTCGGTATAGGCTATGGtacctcatcgtcgaattgggggagcaacctgcgctttgggtaactcttagttgggcgctcgagattgtattcctcggctgccaggacattagtccatctgtcattgagtaagcCATGGTCAGCTTCAAGTTGATGCTGCTTCTTTTCCAGGCTTCTTGCTGTGGCTATTAGCCGACGCTTAAGCGttcttgctcgaggggttcctctggcacgatgaaatcttcgtcgccaaggctctcgTCCTCTTTGGAGATCGGTaggtaattactatcctccgagcccttGTTCCTGATAGGATCatcggggttgacttgcccctcttcccaatcatcctgttcggatgctGGCTCAACATGGGCGTCTTGGTCTTCGGTGTTATCCGGGGTGTTATTGACTCTGGTGCTGGTACTACTGTCTTTTTCACGATACAATTTTgatcggcgccgctgacatcgacgCTTCGGAGGTGCTTCAGCAGGCTCATCCTCTAGATTCTTCccatcgtcatcgtcatcctcttttggtgtatccaccaagtatacgtcatacgaggaagtggtcgtccagcgtccgaTGAACGGCGAGTTCGGTCTCTTCTCATTTTCggtatcgttgtccataccgtcgatgtcttcggaatcgtagTCGAGCGTGTCGGCtaaatcctcgatagtggctatgaagtgggtggaggGTGGGACGTGAAATTcctcgctctcagcccctagtatgGGTTGGGTGTAGTCTGACAGTGATTTTTCTgcaatggcgagagatcgcattaagtccagggccttGTTCAAGAGCGAGGTTTGGACGGAGAAGCGAGAGTCTGTGGAGCGGGATGGGACAGGGGTTCCCTGGCCAAGCTCATATAATGCGGATCTCGAGAGTTTGGAGATGGTGTTCGGAGGCGAGTCCGGTTTGATGAGGATAGAGGGAGCCTGGCGTGACTCCAGTCCTGTCGATAATGCAGTCCCCTCCGGTTCTCCTGTGCCAGGCTCTATAGCCGCAGAGAGTCCAGTGTGCTTTAAACTCCCGTCTTCGTACCTGGTGGTATGTTCCGGATCTAAGGCTAGAGCGGTGATTGGGGCCGCGAACCCTtgcaagatcaagtctcctcggacgtcagcgacatagttcagatttccaaaactgatctgttgaccaggggtgtagctgtcgatctgctctagatggccaatcgagttggcacatAGTGCGAAgatgccgaatacaaagatctggccggggaaAAAAGTCTCCCTCAAGGCGGTATTGTTGTATATGAtcaatggagccatcgagccttttggcgatggcacagtggaactctcaatgaaagcaccaatgtcggtgtcaaaactggcagatctcagatagggggtcccaaactgtgtgtctaaggatcgaaggtaacaggaggcaggggacatgatgtttacccaggtccaggccctctcaatggaggtaataccctacttcctgcttgattgactttgatgagtatagagttgatctacctcgagatcataatggctaaaccctagatgtctagcctgtatgattgtgattgcctctacgaacctaaccctccggtttatatagacaccagagggatctagggttgtgcagagtcggtttacaaagaaaggaagatgcatgatccgaacgccaagcttgcaatccacgcaaaggagagtcccatccggataggaGGGAAGGTCGTTGATTTCGTATCTTCACggtccattagtccggcccatatcacatagcccggacagccgaggaccccttagtcaggATTCCCTCAGTGACCTCAATGCGTCTACCATCCTGGATCAAGCTTGGGCGCGTGCCAACGGTGCTGTGTCCGCCGAAGCAGCAACCCCTTCTTCTGCAAAAGGTTCTTCTGCTTCCTCTACGGGCGTCTGAGCAACCCAAATTAGTAGGCTCTATGTTGATGGTTGCTTCTGCCTCATGATGTCGGAAACTGCTCGGCCTCTAGTCCACCTTGCATCAGGGTGTTGTTTCAGTTTGTATCAGCTATGCACTTGTTCCTCCTTAGTTCAGTTCAGTAGCTTGCATTGTGTCAGGTTTAGCCTATCAGCTTCCCTGTTGGTCAGTGTATACTGCGTCTGCTGTTATGACAATGCTCTTTTAATGTACTCCTTTGTTTGCACCTTCCTGGGCATGCATTTGCATTCTTTTGTTCTCACCCTGGGGTGCATGTTCAATCTTGCCTCCTGAAAGTACTGAATCGGAATGTTCGCGGCCTTGGCGATGACGACAAGTGCTTGCTGGTTCGTGATGTTATAACCTCTTGCTGCCCTAGTGTTGTGTGCTTGCAGGAAACGAAATTAAGATACATCCCACAGTTCAAGTTGTGTAGCTTCCTACCTGCGGTTTTAATGAGCATGTTGCCATGCCTTCAAGTGGTGCTTCGGGGAGTATTCTTGTTGCATGGGAATCTGGTTCTCTGTCTAGGCAGATTATGGTGGTTCATGACTATCATGTCACAGTTAGGTTCTCATCTACCACCACCAGCAGCTCCTACTTACTGTCCACTGTTTATGCACCCTTCTTGAACAGTGGAATGACGAGGTTTTTCGAGGATGTGAGCAATTTGAATGTGCAAGACAGCCTTCAGTGGATCGTTTTGGGTGACTTTAACATGTACAATTTTGCGCACGAGAAGTCACAGGGTCACATCAACTGGAATGTGATGGAAAGGTTCAATTCTTGGATCAGAGATAGTGGGCTTGATGATATACAGATTGATAATAGGTTGTTCACATGGTctatcaagagaagctccccactcTAGTTCGTTTGGATCGTGTGTTGGTCAATACGGCTTGGAATTTGAGCTTTCTCCACACCTCTGCCTCAGTTGTACCTGCAACGACTTCAGATCATGCTCCTATCTTGGTCAAGTTTTCTGATGATGTTCTCAGGAGCAGTTTATCCAAGATGGAAAACCATTGGTTGGAAATGGAGGAGGTTAGGAACATTATTGTGGACTATGGGTCGAGGGGCACCAGACCTTTTCCTCCTCTACATCCCTCGTAAGTTTCAAAATGAGAAGGTTCAGAGCTGCCTTACGCAGTTGGTGCAGAAGCAAACCTAGTCTTCAGGTGCTCATTGAGAATACTAAGCATGTGATGAGCTTCCTGAACGCGGTGGAGGAAATGAGAGCTCTGTCTATGCTTGAAGTTGTCCTTAGGGAGTCCGTGTCTGCTAAAGCTGAACAGTTAATACTATGGGAAACTGCCATGTGGCGCCGACGTGCCAAGATACGTTGGTGTGTGGCAGGTGACGAGAAGTGCAAGTTCTTCCACGCTACTGCCAACTGCCAAGCTAGGCGAAGCAAGATTAAGGTTCTCGTTCATGAAGGGGTTGAGCACTTCTAGAATGAGCAAAAGTTGATTTTGGCCACCAGGCATTTTGTTGATCTGATGGGCCAAGCTTTTGTTCCTATGCCATCTGTGCAACTTAGCTCGTTATATGCGCCCCTGGATCTTTCCGGGCTGGTGCCTGACTTCTCTTTGGCTGAGATTGTCAATGCAATTGCTCGGTCTCCCAATAATAAGAGACCAGGGCTGGATGGCTTTACTAATGAGTTCTACAAGATGTTCAAACATGTACTCAGGCATGATATTCTCAGGTTCGTTGCTGATTTTCATTGCAATAGAGTCTCCTTAGATGGCATCAACTCAACATATATCACTCTGCTCCCCAAGAAGGACACTCCGCTTGAGATACGTGATTTCAGGCCTATTTCTTTGGTTCAAAGCATGCCAAAGCTAGCTTCCAAGGTGATGACAAACAGGTTACAATACAGAATTCCAGAGTTGGTGCATTCTTTGCAATCTATTTTTTTGCGAGGCAGATTAATCGTGGAAATTTTTGCTCTGGCTACTGAATTGTTATAGTGTGCCCACAAAATGAGATTGCCAGTTGTTGATTTGAAGCTGGACTTCCAAAAGGCTTTTGATAGTAGTTGGGATTGCTTATACTAGGTCCTTGAAGCACGGTGTTTCCCACCTAAGTGGATACAGTGGGTTAAATTCTTGTTGTCCTCAGGATGATCAAGGGTGTTGGTTAATGGTCAGTTGGGTGCCCGAGGGTTTCGGCAGGGAGATTCTCTCTCTTTGTATCTTGTTATCCTGGTGGGCGATGTCCTGCAGAGACTCTGTTGTCTTCACTTTCAGGCTGGTGACCTGGCACACCCTCTCGGTGCGGATAGCATGTTCCTGGTTCTCCACTACGCGGATGACACCTTGCTTATTTTTCGGGGTGATGTGCAACaggctgagcttgtcaagaacataCTGAATGCCTTCTCTGATTTCTCGGGTTTGCGCATTAACTACAGTAAGAGTACTTTGGTGCCTGTCTGTGTTCAGGATGAAGTTGCGACAGAGATTGCCCGGTTGTTTGGTTGCACCGTCTTCTCTTTCCCCTGCACTTACCTTGGGTTGTCGTTGTCTTTACATAAGATCACACATGGGCTCCTCCTGCCTGTTATACATAAGGTTGATCGCAGGTTGTCCGGTTGGCTTGCCACTTTCCTTTCATGGGGAGGGAGACTCACGCTTCTCAATTTTGTTCTCGCTGGCATCCCAAGTTACTTCATGGCTTGCTTTCCCTGGCCTAGGAAGTCCATTGAAAAGCTAGAGGGGCTTCTCCGTGCTTTCTTATGGCAAGGCAAGAATAAGGTTAAGGGTGGCCAGTGTCTTGTAGCTTGGGAGCGTGTTATTCTTCCTCGGGACGCAGGGGGCTTGGGTGTGAGAGACATGTCTGCACACAACCAAGCTATGTTATGCAAGTTTGTGGCCAAGGTTTTGCAGTCTGCGGATATACCTTGCTTTCAGCGGTTTGCATCTCAGTATTGCAAGAATTGCCTACCACGGGGAATTAGTAGCAGAGACACATCCATCTGGAAGGGTTTTAAAAACTGCATACCTCTGGTCATGTTCTCTTCACGTTGTTCGATTGGTGCTGGCGATTTGGTTTCGTTCTGGCAGGACCAGTGGCTGGAGGTTGGGCGTCTAATGCATGTGTTTCCAGTGCTAAACTCTTTCGCCAGAGATCAACTTTGCTCTGTTGCCTCACAGTTCACCCTGGATGCTTGGTATTTTCAGCTGCATCCGAACCTTTCTCAGACGACTGTTAATGAGATACTTGTTCTGCATAATCTCCTTGCTCACGTGATGCCGGTTGCTGGCAGTCTGTGCGTTCTGCATCCATTCATGGCAATAAGATCAGCACAAGTTACTTCTATCATTTGCTCATCTTTAGGGGTGTGCAATCTTCTTTTGGCCCCTAGTTTTGGGATGCGTTAATTCCCATAAAGCATAGAGTCTTCCTCTGACTTGCTTTCTCGGTACGTCGAAACATGGGGGATAACATGGCCAGANNNNNNNNNNNNNNNNNNNNNNNNNNNNNNNNNNNNNNNNNNNNNNNNNNNNNNNNNNNNNNNNNNNNNNNNNNNNNNNNNNNNNNNNNNNNNNNNNNNNNNNNNNNNNNNNNNNNNNNNNNNNNNNNNNNNNNNNNNNNNNNNNNNNNNNNNNNNNNNNNNNNNNNNNNNNNNNNNNNNNNNNNNNNNNNNNNNNNNNNNNNNNNNNNNNNNNNNNNNNNNNNNNNNNNNNNNNNNNNNNNNNNNNNNNNNNNNNNNNNNNNNNNNNNNNNNNNNNNNNNNNNNNNNNNNNNNNNNNNNNNNNNNNNNNNNNNNNNNNNNNNNNNNNNNNNNNNNNNNNNNNNNNNNNNNNNNNNNNNNNNNNNNNNNNNNNNNNNNNNNNNNNNNNNNNNCCTTGGAATCCATCGATCATTTGCTCCTGCGTTGCGAGCCTGCAAGTTACATCCGGAATAGGCTGAATCTATCCTCCTTGGCAGAACGGTCTGATAGCCTGCCGCTTTTCATGCATTCTGCTTCTGATCATCTAGCATCCCGGCGTAAATGGAATGTGATGGTTGCGGCTTGTGTTGTTACGCTATGGCACGCACGAAATGATCACGTGTTCAATCATAAGCATTGGACAGAGGCCTACGTCAGGTTTCATGCGGCTAATATGCTTTGGATGTGGGCTTACAGAGCTAAAAGGCAGCAACACAAGGAGAACCTGCTGGAGTGGGCGAGAATCATAGATACCTAGTGGTCGCTTCGGCCTTCATAGCATGTTTGTACTCTAAAAGTTCTATCATCCTCTACGTTCTCCTCTCTTCTCCTTCTAGGCTGCTTGTGGCCTTGCACCACGGTGCCTTCACAAGCCTCATGTAATTGGCCTTTTCGGTCTCCAGACTTGCTGCCTGTTTTGAAATATATAAGGTAGATCTTGTCTACCTTTTATTTCTATAAAAAAAAAGATTCATGGGATGCAGCCACATTAgtgatgcgggcaaccaaacagtcCAGATTTTTTCTGGTTGGACCCAACGACACGTCCTACAGAATTCTCCTTTGTGGTCATGCAGAATTTGGTCTCTGGTTTGACAAACGCGAACCAAGCTCGTGGAAGAAATTTCTCTTATTCGATGAAAGGCGTTTGGCCGCACCTTTTCCAGCTCCTTTTATTCGAAAACTTTTCGAAAAAGAAATAATTACAGAATATATCTCCATCTACCATATTTACATCCTCAAAAGGACAAAAGAAAGAACGAACGTAAGCTCATTCTACATAAGACAAGCTTTCAATCCTTCGAATCTACCGACTTTCCAGTTCCACGGCATGTAGATCATATCAGCGAGAAGATTCAACGACGGTCATGGGAAAACCTGCAGCTGCAGTGTCCTAAGTCCTAACCCACGCGTCAGTATCGGCACCACCATTCGCCATTAACTCCTGCTTGACCAATGAGCCACCTGTCGCTATCTCTCACAATGAGATCTCGAAGAGGTCAGACTCGGCTTCGAGGTCGCCGGCcgccgtcgcgccgccgccgctctcctTCCTGCTCTTGCTAACCCGAGAGGCCTCCGTCCAGCCGGAGTCCACGCGGCCCATGGAGAACAGGTCCCCGCTGTCGTCGAAGTCAAGTACCATGGACCCGCTCCGGCCCTCGCCCAGCGACGCGGACCGCACGAAGCACGGGTTGGCCGTGCGCCGCAAGTTGGCCGGCGCGTACCGGAACTTGCTCTGCCCGAGGTTCACCAGCGCCATCACGTCGAAGCTGGAGGCCAGCACCGGGTACAGCGGGCTGGAGAAGGCGTCGGCGTTGCAGCTCACCGCGTGGACGAGCTGGCCGTCCACCGTGAAGTACACCTTCCGCTTCGTGGGCTCGAAGCCGCAGCCCACGACCTTGTCCACCCCCGCCCACGCTGACTTCTCCGATTCGTACGCCAGCTTCATCCCTGAACAATCAGCGAACCTATTCAGCACACGTTTGCACGGCACGTCGGCACGGAACAGTCGCGGCAACGCAAAGAATTCCGTAACGGAGTAGGATTATTACCGTCAAGGTAGACCGCGCCGTTGGAGTGGAAGCCGATGGACGACGCGTACGTTCCGGCTAACGACGGCCGTGCTGGTGCGGCGGTCCCGGCGGCGAGGCCCAGCGACATGACCATGTGCCTCTGCTTGTCTCCCTGGTCATCTTTCGCGGCCCTGGTTTCCTGGATCGGGTTGGTGGTGTCCGGTGCAAAGTTGATGAGCTTGCTGCGTTCGCTGTCGCCGGGGCCGTCCTGCCCACGCCTGCTCGTCCGGGACGCTGACCACTCCGGACGCCGTGTGTTCAGATATATGATGGTGATCTCGAAGTAGGCGTCCTGCGGGAACGGCGTGCCGTTCATCGGTGGCCCCGGTAGCGGCATGCCCATCCTGGCGATGCATAGGCCGTTGTTACTTGTCAGATCCTGGTCGTTGCGGAGGGGGCTCGAGAGGCTTCCCGGAAGCCACTTCTTGCTGgacgcggcggctccggtggccgcCGCCACGGGATTGAGCCGCACGGCCTGCAGCCGCTCGGACGACCCCACGGGAACCTCCCACGCGGCATCAGCCATGTCGCGGCTGGTCCCGGCGTCGCAGACCGGGCAGAGCCCCCACAGCGGCGACGAAGACGCCGACCTCGCCTTCGGCGGCGCCACGGCAAACACGAA is drawn from Triticum dicoccoides isolate Atlit2015 ecotype Zavitan chromosome 6B, WEW_v2.0, whole genome shotgun sequence and contains these coding sequences:
- the LOC119325164 gene encoding uncharacterized protein LOC119325164 encodes the protein MALWLTLLLGVALPAAALVAAACYAYRRRYMPRNAPPELPVGAREVGGTDPSASPGLAKLNAKYTASSGRVGVRFQQLHHHHHVRADTRHRGPGGGALQQGPFQWGDHPRLVIEAAEHGWAQFVFAVAPPKARSASSSPLWGLCPVCDAGTSRDMADAAWEVPVGSSERLQAVRLNPVAAATGAAASSKKWLPGSLSSPLRNDQDLTSNNGLCIARMGMPLPGPPMNGTPFPQDAYFEITIIYLNTRRPEWSASRTSRRGQDGPGDSERSKLINFAPDTTNPIQETRAAKDDQGDKQRHMVMSLGLAAGTAAPARPSLAGTYASSIGFHSNGAVYLDGMKLAYESEKSAWAGVDKVVGCGFEPTKRKVYFTVDGQLVHAVSCNADAFSSPLYPVLASSFDVMALVNLGQSKFRYAPANLRRTANPCFVRSASLGEGRSGSMVLDFDDSGDLFSMGRVDSGWTEASRVSKSRKESGGGATAAGDLEAESDLFEISL